From Candidatus Nomurabacteria bacterium, one genomic window encodes:
- a CDS encoding peptidoglycan DD-metalloendopeptidase family protein — MPKRLFVAFLLGILIPQLLLVQPPNVFAESEIDKLRREIDSRSNRLAEIEAEIAQFESQLKEVGAEKKTLQNAISQLELERKKVNAEITKTENLITSTDLEINKIVLEIDRTQKDINASEKAIASIIRTEYKASEDSLIELLLQHDRLSEFWSSYEAHESLRDTMAGKVAELDTFKALLEEQRDDNQAKRDRLSSLKNQYTDQNMVLENNKREQADLLEVTKSEERNYQQLLASKEQARKEIEAEMREFESKLQFILDPNTIPTPGTAVFSWPLDNIIITQYFGGTEFAARNASVYGGRAYHPGVDFGVPRGTPIKAPLSGTVRATGNTDAVPGCYSWGKWTLIDHANGLTTLYAHQDVIAVSPGQRVSTGEVIGYSGNTGYSTGPHLHFTVYAKDGVSVRKFNEIKTVTSCGAATTPVAATEAYIDPMLYLPAY, encoded by the coding sequence ATGCCAAAACGCCTGTTCGTAGCCTTTTTACTTGGGATCCTCATCCCGCAATTGTTGTTGGTACAACCACCGAATGTTTTTGCTGAATCAGAGATAGATAAACTCCGCCGCGAGATCGATAGTCGTAGTAACCGTCTCGCTGAGATCGAAGCTGAGATCGCACAGTTTGAATCACAACTCAAGGAGGTTGGAGCAGAGAAGAAGACTCTCCAAAATGCCATCAGCCAGCTCGAACTCGAACGCAAGAAGGTGAACGCAGAGATCACCAAGACCGAGAATCTCATCACCTCAACTGACCTTGAGATCAATAAAATCGTCCTCGAGATCGACCGTACTCAGAAAGACATCAACGCCAGCGAAAAAGCCATCGCTTCAATCATTCGCACCGAATACAAAGCAAGCGAAGATAGTTTGATCGAACTTCTCCTCCAACATGACCGACTATCTGAGTTTTGGAGCAGCTATGAAGCACACGAAAGCCTTCGCGATACGATGGCGGGCAAGGTCGCTGAGCTCGATACCTTCAAGGCACTGCTTGAGGAACAGCGTGATGACAATCAAGCCAAGCGAGACCGACTGAGTTCTCTGAAGAACCAATACACTGACCAAAACATGGTCCTCGAGAACAACAAACGCGAACAAGCTGACCTCCTTGAGGTGACCAAGAGTGAAGAACGCAATTATCAGCAACTGCTCGCCAGCAAGGAGCAAGCCCGAAAGGAGATCGAAGCAGAAATGCGTGAATTCGAATCCAAGCTCCAGTTTATCCTCGACCCAAACACCATCCCAACTCCTGGAACTGCGGTGTTCAGCTGGCCGCTCGATAACATCATCATCACGCAGTACTTTGGTGGAACTGAGTTTGCAGCACGCAACGCCAGCGTCTACGGCGGACGAGCCTACCACCCAGGCGTCGACTTTGGCGTACCACGCGGCACGCCGATCAAAGCTCCACTCAGCGGTACCGTCCGAGCTACCGGAAACACCGACGCGGTGCCTGGCTGTTATTCGTGGGGCAAGTGGACACTTATCGATCACGCCAACGGACTCACCACGCTCTACGCTCACCAAGACGTGATCGCTGTGAGCCCTGGTCAACGTGTAAGCACTGGTGAGGTCATTGGGTACTCAGGCAACACCGGCTACTCAACCGGTCCACACCTTCACTTCACCGTGTACGCCAAAGACGGTGTAAGTGTCCGCAAGTTCAATGAGATCAAGACCGTCACGAGCTGTGGCGCTGCCACCACACCAGTCGCCGCCACCGAGGCATACATAGATCCAATGCTCTATTTGCCAGCGTACTAA
- the zwf gene encoding glucose-6-phosphate dehydrogenase gives MSDTSATQIVILGGGGDLSQRKLLPALFDLYLRDMLPVNFHIIGLARSERSDEDYRTFVQQALTKHVTPKEGKHRTLKDFCDRVSYVSGSFDEESTYGSLHKALGDFDEQEGRANRLFYLAVPPKFYGQIFRDLKGSGVAEEAEGKWTHILVEKPFGHNLETAQALDAELADLYREDQIFRIDHYLAKEAVQNILSFRFANTLLKAPWNKDAIESVTITMTETLDVGDRTNFYEGVGALRDVGQNHLLQLLALTAMREPAEFTVKSIRDARTEVLEALVPIDQSQLELSVLRAQYDDYKTHEHIPDTSETETYFELRAEVNLPEWEGVPFYIRSGKALDQAEVSITVQFKDVASGMFETQSCLSKGNVVKLTISPEQVIEINLNAKEPGLGFQLEDRNLRFVCEKGDVEIKNSYEKVLYDSIIGDQTLFTRTEEVLAAWKYITPIIDMWQDLPLYTYTKGSTGPDQTIIL, from the coding sequence ATGTCAGACACTTCAGCAACGCAGATCGTTATTTTAGGTGGTGGCGGAGATCTAAGTCAGCGCAAGTTGCTTCCGGCGCTTTTTGACTTGTATCTGCGTGATATGCTTCCAGTAAATTTTCATATTATTGGACTTGCTCGTAGCGAGCGTAGTGATGAAGACTATCGTACTTTCGTGCAGCAAGCGCTCACGAAGCATGTCACACCAAAAGAAGGGAAGCACCGCACCCTTAAAGACTTTTGTGATCGAGTATCATATGTCAGCGGTTCATTCGACGAAGAATCAACCTACGGATCACTTCATAAAGCACTGGGTGATTTTGATGAACAAGAGGGAAGGGCGAACCGGCTTTTCTACCTGGCAGTACCACCAAAATTCTACGGACAGATCTTTCGCGATCTGAAGGGAAGTGGCGTAGCTGAAGAAGCCGAAGGAAAGTGGACGCACATTTTGGTAGAAAAGCCATTTGGCCACAACCTTGAAACCGCTCAAGCACTCGATGCAGAACTTGCTGATCTCTACCGCGAAGATCAAATCTTCCGCATCGATCATTATCTAGCGAAGGAGGCTGTCCAAAACATTCTTTCATTCCGTTTTGCTAATACACTACTTAAGGCACCTTGGAATAAAGACGCAATCGAATCAGTCACTATCACCATGACAGAGACTCTTGACGTGGGAGACCGTACCAATTTCTACGAGGGCGTCGGGGCACTACGCGATGTTGGACAGAATCATCTCCTTCAACTGCTTGCCCTTACCGCCATGCGTGAACCTGCAGAATTCACGGTGAAGTCTATTCGTGATGCCCGCACCGAGGTGCTTGAAGCCTTGGTTCCGATCGATCAGAGCCAGCTCGAACTCTCCGTCCTTCGCGCCCAATACGACGACTACAAGACTCACGAACACATCCCAGATACTTCAGAAACCGAAACCTACTTCGAGCTACGAGCAGAAGTAAATCTGCCAGAGTGGGAAGGCGTGCCGTTTTACATCCGCTCTGGGAAAGCGCTTGATCAAGCGGAGGTGTCTATTACCGTACAGTTTAAAGATGTCGCAAGTGGCATGTTTGAAACGCAAAGCTGTCTTAGTAAGGGTAACGTAGTGAAGCTCACCATCTCACCCGAGCAAGTGATCGAGATCAATCTCAATGCCAAAGAACCAGGTCTCGGGTTTCAGCTCGAAGACCGTAATCTACGCTTTGTCTGCGAAAAAGGAGATGTCGAGATCAAGAACTCATACGAGAAGGTGCTCTACGATTCGATCATCGGTGACCAAACACTCTTTACGCGCACCGAGGAAGTGCTCGCTGCTTGGAAGTACATCACACCGATCATCGACATGTGGCAGGATCTGCCACTCTATACGTATACAAAAGGAAGTACTGGGCCGGACCAGACGATTATTCTGTAA
- the gnd gene encoding decarboxylating 6-phosphogluconate dehydrogenase has translation MEKELIFIGLGRMGLAMTAHLVAEGFVVHGFDVTEASRQEAAKAGVQVQATLTDTLAQMSEKKIVWLMVPSKFVDEVITEMKPLLKSGDIVIDGGNSFFKDTLRRGEALAKDDIHFVDCGTSGGMRGARHGAALMVGGPKDVVSEIEPIFTTLAIENGYAHVGKTGAGHFVKMVHNGIEYGMMGAIAEGLSYIEDRQEEFDIDIQKVLDPYQHGSIVTSSLMDWMADSYRTEGYLEAIAGEVPRGETEEEMEYIIEAGKTPVLEASVEQRKATRGNPSRIGTLLSAMRNQFGGHAVVKKEEK, from the coding sequence ATGGAGAAAGAACTCATTTTCATTGGACTTGGGCGTATGGGACTCGCCATGACTGCACATTTGGTTGCAGAGGGTTTTGTTGTGCATGGCTTTGATGTCACTGAAGCGTCACGCCAAGAGGCCGCTAAAGCAGGTGTACAAGTGCAAGCAACCCTCACTGACACACTTGCACAAATGTCTGAGAAGAAGATCGTGTGGCTGATGGTGCCATCGAAGTTTGTTGATGAGGTGATCACAGAAATGAAGCCTCTCCTCAAGTCAGGAGACATCGTGATCGATGGCGGTAACTCATTCTTCAAAGATACGCTGCGCCGTGGCGAGGCGCTCGCTAAGGACGATATTCATTTTGTAGACTGCGGCACCTCCGGTGGCATGCGCGGTGCTCGCCACGGCGCAGCTCTCATGGTCGGCGGACCAAAAGATGTTGTATCAGAGATCGAACCGATCTTCACTACACTCGCCATTGAAAACGGCTACGCACATGTCGGTAAGACCGGCGCTGGTCACTTTGTAAAAATGGTCCACAACGGCATCGAATACGGCATGATGGGAGCGATTGCAGAAGGCCTCAGCTACATTGAAGACCGTCAAGAAGAATTCGATATTGATATCCAAAAGGTCCTCGATCCATACCAACACGGTAGTATCGTGACCAGCAGTCTCATGGACTGGATGGCTGACTCATACCGTACTGAAGGCTACCTCGAAGCAATTGCGGGAGAAGTTCCACGCGGCGAAACAGAAGAGGAGATGGAATACATTATTGAAGCAGGAAAGACTCCAGTTTTAGAAGCATCTGTCGAACAGCGCAAAGCGACCCGAGGAAATCCATCACGAATCGGCACCTTACTCTCAGCAATGCGGAATCAGTTCGGTGGCCACGCAGTTGTTAAAAAAGAAGAGAAGTAA
- a CDS encoding 6-phosphogluconolactonase — protein MQLHTSDNPAKELGQAISTAINEHDGDVVCLLSGGSALDVVEHINITRSPGRLPENRPVLADDISAAGASLQAVDQTSESNSNKPECRTIFMMGDERGSREPEINNTLQLLARHPNHPVSHMLLETIPEENESLEDFAARIEKTFLQKISQLQNPKIFMILGMGPDGHTAGIFPLPEEVFQEIYRPDSTYVPVHVEGLTIDSRASLTPSWILDHVDQVLGFIVGESKAEMLESLVTESKKLHERPAELLKLHKDAHIYTDLYIDSK, from the coding sequence ATGCAACTCCACACCAGCGATAATCCAGCCAAGGAGCTGGGGCAGGCGATCAGTACAGCGATCAATGAACACGACGGGGACGTGGTCTGCTTGCTATCGGGCGGATCAGCGCTGGATGTGGTAGAGCACATAAATATCACACGTTCGCCTGGTCGACTACCTGAGAATCGCCCGGTCCTCGCAGATGACATTTCTGCTGCGGGGGCATCCCTACAGGCAGTCGACCAGACTTCAGAAAGTAACTCGAATAAACCTGAATGTCGCACAATATTCATGATGGGGGATGAACGGGGGAGCAGGGAGCCTGAGATCAACAACACCTTACAACTGCTCGCGCGGCATCCGAACCATCCAGTCAGTCACATGCTCCTAGAGACCATTCCAGAGGAAAACGAATCCTTGGAAGATTTTGCAGCTAGAATTGAAAAAACTTTTTTGCAAAAAATTTCGCAGCTTCAGAATCCAAAAATATTCATGATCCTAGGTATGGGTCCAGACGGGCACACAGCCGGAATTTTTCCGTTGCCCGAAGAAGTGTTCCAAGAGATCTACCGACCCGACTCTACCTACGTCCCAGTACACGTCGAAGGCCTTACAATCGATTCTAGAGCCTCGCTGACTCCGTCTTGGATCCTAGATCATGTAGATCAGGTCCTAGGGTTCATAGTTGGCGAATCCAAAGCTGAGATGCTGGAGTCATTGGTAACTGAATCCAAAAAGCTGCATGAACGGCCAGCTGAGCTACTGAAGCTGCATAAGGACGCTCATATCTACACAGACCTATACATAGATTCAAAATAG
- a CDS encoding aspartate/glutamate racemase family protein codes for MKIGFFDSGLGGLTVLRAVVKMLPEYDYSFYGDTAHLPYGDKTEQEIYELTKEGVRYLFEGGAVLVIIACNTASAETARRLQNEFLPEEYPDRKILGIIVPTIEELEFGAPTTVALIGTKRTVESGKYQLELDHKGNGNTKLVQIATPELVPLIEMNELEAAAVQAISRLEGEGGESEVVVLGCTHYTQIKDELRAHFGNKKQIISQDEIIPEKLQSYLAAHPEIESRLTRGGERTIHLTAHRPDYDQTMGHFLGGVYVAEE; via the coding sequence ATGAAAATCGGTTTTTTTGATTCTGGACTCGGCGGACTGACAGTACTCAGGGCGGTAGTAAAGATGCTGCCAGAATACGACTACTCATTCTATGGTGATACTGCACACCTCCCGTACGGCGACAAAACTGAGCAAGAGATATATGAACTCACTAAGGAGGGGGTGCGTTATCTCTTTGAGGGTGGAGCAGTGCTAGTCATCATTGCGTGCAATACAGCTTCGGCAGAGACGGCGCGCCGACTCCAGAATGAGTTTCTGCCGGAGGAATACCCCGATCGCAAGATTCTCGGGATCATTGTGCCGACGATCGAGGAGCTGGAGTTCGGCGCGCCGACCACAGTAGCGCTGATTGGCACCAAACGAACCGTTGAGTCGGGTAAGTATCAGCTAGAACTCGATCATAAAGGAAACGGAAACACGAAGCTCGTGCAGATCGCGACGCCTGAGCTCGTACCACTCATTGAAATGAATGAACTTGAAGCTGCAGCCGTGCAGGCGATTTCGAGGCTAGAGGGGGAAGGAGGGGAGAGTGAGGTGGTTGTACTCGGGTGTACGCATTACACGCAGATCAAAGATGAGCTTCGAGCTCATTTTGGCAATAAGAAGCAGATCATTTCCCAGGATGAAATTATTCCAGAAAAATTGCAAAGCTATCTGGCTGCACATCCGGAGATAGAGTCTCGACTGACACGAGGGGGAGAGCGAACGATACATTTAACCGCACATCGGCCGGACTACGACCAGACTATGGGCCACTTCCTCGGTGGGGTGTATGTGGCAGAGGAATAG
- a CDS encoding MFS transporter, which yields MEQLTRVLRRHRRRVGKKGDGFVKLFISKRLIQGAATAILGIFVPIFLYETAGEQFYVVGIYYAILSLLYVFLLVPGMFIANRLGFSRSLVLGGIFSVILYSMMYFLDADNIWYILPPLALVIVGFRIFHWVPYHVDFTKFTTDGERGRQVSLSFATIAFMGVIGPILAGFIISRAGYDALFATAVALLIAATVSYAFVPETRTKYTWSNKKTWKMLFAKETRGLTVGEFANGMEVVVSTLVWPIFLYEILDGDVFEIGAVSTIVVGATIVIQLMLGKHLDKGSDSKARTLKIGSSLYALGWIFKIFVLSAAQVFFVGLYHNIVKIFTKTPFQAILYDMSAEQGRYIDEYTVMREMAGHSGRTLALLAVAALSFYIPIGWTFVIAAVASIALNMVYRLEVQG from the coding sequence ATGGAACAACTAACACGAGTATTGCGTCGTCACCGACGACGCGTAGGGAAGAAGGGTGATGGTTTCGTTAAGTTGTTTATCTCAAAACGTCTGATCCAGGGTGCTGCCACGGCAATTCTTGGTATCTTTGTGCCGATCTTTCTATATGAAACTGCTGGAGAGCAATTTTATGTCGTTGGTATCTACTACGCAATATTGTCGCTGCTCTATGTGTTTCTGTTGGTGCCAGGGATGTTTATTGCCAACAGACTAGGATTCAGTCGCTCGTTGGTACTTGGTGGTATTTTTAGTGTCATTTTGTACAGCATGATGTATTTTCTTGATGCCGATAATATCTGGTACATTCTGCCACCGTTGGCACTAGTAATTGTTGGATTTCGGATCTTTCACTGGGTGCCGTATCACGTAGATTTCACTAAGTTTACTACCGATGGCGAACGGGGAAGGCAGGTGAGCTTATCCTTTGCGACTATAGCGTTTATGGGGGTGATCGGCCCGATTTTAGCAGGCTTTATCATCTCCAGAGCAGGCTATGATGCACTATTTGCTACTGCTGTGGCACTCTTGATCGCGGCTACTGTTTCGTATGCGTTTGTACCAGAGACTCGCACCAAGTATACGTGGAGCAATAAAAAGACGTGGAAGATGTTGTTTGCCAAAGAGACAAGAGGGCTCACAGTGGGTGAGTTCGCAAACGGTATGGAAGTGGTGGTGAGTACGTTAGTGTGGCCGATCTTTCTATATGAAATTTTAGATGGTGATGTATTCGAGATCGGGGCGGTCTCGACTATTGTAGTTGGCGCAACGATCGTCATTCAGTTGATGTTAGGTAAGCATCTTGATAAGGGGAGTGATTCAAAGGCGCGGACACTGAAGATCGGCAGCTCACTCTATGCGCTTGGATGGATATTCAAGATCTTCGTGCTTTCAGCTGCGCAGGTGTTCTTTGTTGGTTTGTACCACAATATTGTAAAGATCTTCACCAAGACGCCATTTCAGGCAATTCTCTATGATATGTCTGCTGAACAGGGAAGATACATAGATGAGTATACGGTCATGCGTGAAATGGCGGGACATTCTGGGCGCACGCTTGCGTTGCTGGCTGTTGCAGCTCTTTCTTTTTATATACCGATCGGTTGGACATTTGTTATTGCTGCGGTTGCTTCGATTGCGCTTAACATGGTATATCGGCTTGAGGTGCAAGGCTAA
- a CDS encoding EVE domain-containing protein gives MKYWLMKSEPDCYSIDDLKREKIGMWDGVRNYQVRNMMRDDMKKGDLALFYHSNAKEIGVAGVMEIVKEAYPDPTQFDPKSEHPDPKSDPENPRWLCVDVRYKRTLPRIVTLVEIKQQKSLSDLPLVQKGSRLSVMEVKKSHFDRILKMAEK, from the coding sequence ATGAAATACTGGCTGATGAAAAGTGAACCGGATTGTTATTCGATCGACGATCTGAAACGAGAGAAGATAGGGATGTGGGACGGTGTCCGAAACTACCAAGTCCGCAATATGATGCGTGACGATATGAAGAAGGGTGACCTGGCGCTTTTTTACCATTCAAATGCTAAAGAGATCGGTGTCGCAGGGGTAATGGAAATTGTTAAAGAGGCCTACCCAGACCCGACGCAGTTTGATCCAAAAAGTGAACACCCAGACCCAAAGTCAGACCCTGAAAACCCTCGCTGGTTGTGTGTTGATGTACGATATAAGCGCACATTGCCTCGGATCGTGACCTTGGTCGAGATCAAGCAGCAGAAAAGTCTGTCTGATCTACCGCTTGTGCAGAAGGGTAGTCGCTTGTCTGTGATGGAAGTGAAAAAGTCGCATTTTGATCGGATTCTTAAGATGGCAGAAAAATAA
- a CDS encoding slipin family protein translates to MELLTIVVIVIVLAVIFLREVKQYERGVMLTMGRFTGMKNPGWRIVVPVFQSLEKVDLRVKAVDVPDQKVITRDNVSASINAVIYYKVADAAKAVLEVENFRYAVSQLAQTTMRNVVGSAELDEVLAERDKLSEQIRTIIDTETDQWGIKVDNVELKDFFLPDEMERTIAKQAEAERERRAVIIKAEGEVVAAENITKAAAMLSSAPGALHLRTLQTLNDLSSDQSNTVVFATPIEVLRAVESMKDWLEVSTAEKAVKQEK, encoded by the coding sequence ATGGAATTATTGACTATTGTTGTTATTGTCATTGTTCTTGCTGTCATCTTCTTGCGAGAAGTAAAGCAGTACGAACGAGGCGTGATGCTGACTATGGGTAGGTTTACCGGCATGAAAAACCCAGGTTGGCGGATCGTGGTGCCGGTTTTTCAAAGTTTGGAAAAAGTAGACTTACGCGTAAAGGCAGTTGATGTGCCTGATCAAAAGGTGATCACACGCGATAACGTTTCTGCCAGTATCAACGCTGTGATCTACTACAAAGTGGCAGATGCTGCTAAAGCAGTGCTTGAAGTAGAAAATTTCCGGTACGCTGTTTCGCAGCTCGCACAAACAACTATGCGTAATGTGGTGGGTAGCGCTGAGCTCGACGAAGTGCTAGCAGAGCGAGACAAACTTTCTGAACAGATCCGTACGATCATTGATACCGAGACGGATCAGTGGGGTATCAAGGTAGACAATGTAGAGTTGAAAGACTTTTTCTTGCCTGACGAGATGGAGCGAACCATTGCAAAGCAGGCTGAGGCTGAACGTGAACGTCGAGCGGTCATCATTAAGGCAGAAGGAGAAGTGGTTGCTGCTGAAAATATTACTAAAGCGGCTGCAATGCTCTCGAGTGCTCCAGGTGCACTACACTTGCGTACACTACAAACGCTCAATGATCTTTCATCAGATCAATCAAACACTGTCGTGTTTGCTACGCCGATCGAAGTATTGCGCGCAGTTGAGAGTATGAAGGATTGGCTTGAAGTGAGTACTGCAGAAAAAGCTGTAAAACAAGAGAAGTAG
- a CDS encoding ROK family protein has product MTYVVFDIGGTKTRVAVSSDLEKLDKNVSFSTPNDFEKGVKKIAEAVAEMTDKKPKAIAGGIRGPLNEDKTGILHDGVLTKWGGKSVADELIAYFDVPVTLENDAAIAGVGEAVYGAGKGMEIVAFHTVSTGVGGVKIENGQIDLASVGFEPGHQVLDIDRTILGEEITPTLENLVSGNAVEERFGVKPYEIPQTDVLWEELAEYLAQGLRNTILYWSPDAIVLGGSMITGDPRIEIDAIRKYTVEALDGFVEAPLITMAKLGDEAGLYGAMGLLKQAK; this is encoded by the coding sequence ATGACTTACGTAGTATTTGATATCGGTGGCACCAAGACACGCGTGGCGGTTTCGAGTGACCTAGAAAAGCTTGATAAGAATGTTTCATTTAGTACGCCAAATGATTTTGAAAAAGGAGTAAAAAAGATCGCTGAAGCAGTCGCAGAGATGACTGATAAAAAACCAAAGGCGATCGCTGGTGGTATTCGTGGCCCACTCAATGAAGACAAGACAGGCATTCTTCATGATGGTGTGTTGACTAAGTGGGGAGGGAAGTCTGTGGCAGACGAGCTGATCGCGTACTTCGATGTGCCAGTAACACTAGAGAATGATGCTGCAATAGCTGGCGTTGGCGAAGCGGTATACGGCGCAGGTAAGGGGATGGAGATCGTTGCGTTTCATACGGTCAGTACGGGCGTAGGTGGAGTTAAGATCGAGAATGGGCAGATCGACTTGGCAAGTGTTGGGTTTGAACCAGGACATCAAGTGCTTGATATCGACCGCACTATTTTAGGTGAGGAAATCACACCAACGCTTGAAAATCTTGTTTCAGGGAACGCGGTTGAAGAACGATTTGGAGTAAAACCGTATGAGATCCCTCAAACAGACGTGCTCTGGGAAGAATTGGCAGAATACTTAGCACAAGGATTACGGAATACAATTTTGTATTGGTCGCCAGATGCGATTGTACTTGGTGGTTCGATGATCACCGGTGACCCACGGATCGAGATCGATGCGATCCGCAAATACACCGTTGAAGCACTCGATGGCTTTGTCGAAGCGCCACTTATCACTATGGCAAAGCTTGGCGACGAAGCTGGGCTCTACGGTGCAATGGGACTTCTCAAGCAAGCCAAGTAG
- a CDS encoding NUDIX domain-containing protein produces the protein MTEVHNKIIVVDDKDNEIGVMDMMEARAAGHIRRASRVFVFNQAGQILVQRRSAEVLHPCLLDQSVGGHVDEGETYLEAAVREMTEELGISDVPLDEIVTSYRTEFHFNGIYRTVVGDSAEFTYNKDEVDEVIWFDPDDLTAHMEQNPDEFTSSFPVVWRELRDKIIP, from the coding sequence ATGACTGAAGTGCACAATAAGATCATAGTTGTCGACGACAAGGATAATGAAATAGGGGTAATGGATATGATGGAGGCGAGAGCGGCCGGTCATATTCGCAGAGCTTCTCGAGTGTTTGTGTTCAATCAAGCCGGGCAGATCCTAGTGCAACGTCGTAGCGCAGAGGTACTCCACCCGTGTTTGCTTGATCAGTCGGTCGGAGGGCATGTCGATGAGGGCGAGACATATCTCGAAGCTGCAGTTCGTGAGATGACAGAAGAGCTCGGTATTTCAGATGTCCCACTCGATGAGATCGTAACGTCGTACCGTACAGAGTTTCATTTCAATGGTATTTACCGAACTGTAGTGGGTGATTCGGCTGAATTTACCTACAACAAGGATGAGGTTGATGAAGTGATCTGGTTTGATCCAGACGACCTGACTGCACACATGGAGCAGAATCCTGACGAATTCACCAGCTCATTTCCTGTCGTTTGGCGAGAACTTCGTGATAAAATTATCCCATGA
- a CDS encoding TIGR00730 family Rossman fold protein, producing the protein MFGNNKRNKTKKGAEQSRVVTELLDPKCADGDAVQSWRVFRIMAEFVQGFELLREHGLAATFWGSARTNPEDKYYKDAEELAAKLAKKGFSIISGGGPGIMEASNVGAFKVGGKSVGLNIELPFEQKLNPYTTQSQSFEFFFSRKVMLTFASEVYVYFPGGFGTLDEFFEIVTLIQTKKIEPIPVVLYGRDYWEPLMQFFKNDLLKKHQTISAEDLQIFHMVDSVDEAFKHITNEVKKIKNVRQI; encoded by the coding sequence ATGTTTGGAAATAATAAACGGAACAAAACTAAAAAGGGAGCAGAGCAGTCACGTGTTGTAACTGAGCTGCTAGACCCAAAATGCGCTGATGGAGACGCGGTGCAATCATGGCGCGTGTTTCGCATTATGGCAGAGTTTGTGCAGGGCTTTGAGCTCTTACGTGAGCACGGCCTCGCTGCGACTTTCTGGGGCAGTGCGCGTACCAATCCTGAAGATAAGTACTACAAAGATGCTGAAGAGTTGGCTGCAAAGTTAGCAAAGAAAGGCTTCTCGATCATTTCAGGTGGCGGACCAGGTATCATGGAGGCGTCAAATGTCGGCGCCTTTAAGGTAGGCGGTAAGTCAGTTGGTCTTAATATCGAGCTTCCGTTTGAACAAAAGCTCAATCCGTATACCACCCAGTCACAAAGCTTTGAGTTCTTCTTTTCACGCAAAGTGATGCTCACGTTTGCATCAGAAGTGTATGTCTATTTTCCAGGTGGCTTCGGCACACTTGATGAATTCTTCGAAATCGTAACGCTCATCCAAACCAAAAAGATCGAACCGATCCCGGTTGTGCTCTACGGACGAGACTATTGGGAGCCGCTCATGCAGTTCTTCAAGAATGATCTTCTCAAAAAACATCAGACTATCAGCGCTGAGGATCTTCAGATCTTCCATATGGTTGATAGTGTTGATGAAGCGTTCAAGCATATTACGAATGAAGTTAAAAAGATTAAAAACGTCAGACAGATCTAA
- a CDS encoding 3'-5' exonuclease, whose translation MLILDIEGSGTNYEKHSIVSIGAIDMDDPTNRFYGECRIWDGAHIMEGALEVNGFTEAEVTDPNKMTEAELVRNFMAWSEPIKDRTLTGQNVSFDRDMLKAGVERAGMNWDMAYRTLDTHTMCWMHMIKAGFTPPIDKERKRSALNLDAVLNYCGIPAEPDPHNALTGALCHAEVTSRLLYDKKLLPEFDQYEIPWL comes from the coding sequence ATGCTTATTTTAGACATTGAAGGCTCTGGCACAAACTACGAAAAACACTCGATCGTCTCTATTGGTGCAATTGATATGGACGATCCAACCAATCGCTTCTATGGCGAGTGTCGGATATGGGATGGGGCACATATTATGGAAGGTGCGCTTGAGGTGAACGGTTTTACTGAAGCTGAGGTGACCGATCCAAATAAAATGACCGAAGCTGAGTTGGTGCGAAACTTCATGGCTTGGTCAGAGCCGATCAAAGATCGGACGCTGACTGGCCAAAATGTGTCATTTGATCGCGATATGTTGAAGGCCGGAGTTGAGCGTGCGGGCATGAATTGGGACATGGCATATCGAACACTCGATACACATACCATGTGCTGGATGCATATGATCAAGGCTGGTTTTACGCCACCAATTGACAAAGAGCGAAAGCGAAGCGCGCTCAACCTAGACGCCGTCCTCAATTACTGCGGCATTCCAGCGGAGCCAGACCCACACAACGCACTCACCGGGGCGCTCTGCCACGCGGAGGTTACATCGCGTTTGTTATACGACAAGAAACTACTGCCAGAGTTTGATCAGTACGAGATACCTTGGTTGTAG